CACCGCCGACGGCCTGGAGGGCCACGCCGCGCTGGACGACCAGTCCGCGTTCATCGCCAGCCTCGGCAGCTCCCGCTCCGAGCGGATGCGCGACGTGCTGGCCACCATCCAGGCCGACCAGGACGCCATCATCCGGGCCGGCTCGCGCGGCTCCCTGGTGGTCGACGGCGGCCCCGGCACCGGCAAGACCGTGGTCGCCCTGCACCGCACCGCCCACCTGCTGTACTCCGACCCGCGGCTGGGCCACCGCAAGGGCCGGGTGCTGTTCGTCGGCCCGCACCAGCCCTACCTGGCGTACGTCGCCGACGTGCTGCCCAGCCTCGGCGAGGAGGGCGTGCTGACCTGCACCCTGCGCGACCTGCTGCCCGAGGGCACCGCCGTCGCGCCCGAACCCGACCCCGAGGTGGCCCGGCTCAAGGCCGCCGCCGGGATGGTGCACGCGATCGAGAAGGCCGTCGCCGTCTACGAGGAGCCGCCCGCCGAGGGACGCAAGCTCTCCACCGAGTGGTACGAGCTGTGGATCGACCCCGAGGACTGGACCGAGGCGTTCGCCGCCCCCGGCCCCGGCACCCCGCACAACGAGGCCCGCCAGCAGATCCTGGACGAGCTGATCACCATCCTGCTGGACAAGAACGCCGACTCCTTCGACGACGAGGACGGCATCTCGCCCGAGGTGCTCCGCCGCGAACTGCGCCGCGACCCCGAACTGCTCGGCGCGCTGCGCCGCGCCTGGCCGATCCTGGAGCCCACCGACCTGGTCGGCGACCTGTGGACCGTCCCCGCCTACCTGCGGCTGTGCGCGCCCTGGCTGAGCCGCGAGGAGATCCGCGCCCTCCAGCGCCCCGACCCGGCCGCCTGGACGCTCGCCGACCTACCGCTGCTGGACGCCGCCCGCCGCCGCCTCGGCGACACCGACGCCGACCGCCGCCAGCGCGCCCAGCGGGCCCGGCTGGCCACCGAGCGCGAGCTGATGGACGGCGTGGTCGACCACCTGCTGACCTCCGACGACGACGGCGAGGGCGCGGTCGCCATGCTGCGCGGCGCCGACCTGCGCGAGGCGCTGATCGACCACGACGACCCCGAGCCGGTCCACCCCGACCTGCTGGCCGGGCCGTTCGCCCACATCGTGGTGGACGAGGCGCAGGAACTCACCGACGCCGAGTGGCAGATGCTGATCGCCCGCTGCCCGCCCCGCTCCTTCACCATCGTCGGCGACCGGGCCCAGGCCCGGCACGGCTTCACCGAGTCCTGGACCGAACGCCTGGAGCGGGCCGGCCTGGAGCGGATCACCCTCACCTCGCTGACCGTCAACTACCGCACGCCGGAAGAGGTGATGGCCGAGGCCGAGCCGGTGATCCGGGCCGCGCTCCCCGACGCCAACGTCCCCACCTCGATCCGGCGCAGCGGCCTGCCCGTGCACCACGGCGCCCGGGCCGAACGGGACGGGCTGCTGGCGGCCTGGCTGGCCGACCACCCCGAGGGCACCGCCTGCGTGATCGGCGACCCGTTCTTCCCCGGCCTGCCCCGGGTCCGCTCGCTCAGCCCCGAGCTGGTCAAGGGCCTGGAGTTCGACCTGGTGGTGCTGGTCGACCCGGACGCGTTCGGCGACGGCGTCGAGGGCGCCGTCGACCGCTACGTCGCGATGACCCGGGCCACCGGGCAGCTCGCCGTGCTGCGCTGAGCCCGGGCGTCGGGCAGCTCGCCGTGCTGCGCCGGGCCCGGACGCCGGACGCCGGACGCCGGGGGCCGGGGGCCGGGGGCCGGGGCTCAGTCCACCGCCTCGGGGTGGGTGAGCCGCAGCTCCTCGATGTCCAGCCGGGTCTCCAGCGTGACCAGCACGGTGTCGTCGATCCGGTGCTCGGCGCGCAGCCGCACCAGCGCGGCCCGCTTGCGGGCCAGCAGGGCCAGGTGCAGCGCGGTGTCCCGGGGGTCGCGTGCGAAGGCGTCCGGGGCGTCGGAGGAGGTCAGGTCGGCCAGCGCGGCCTCCAGTTCGCGCCGGTAGCGCTCGACCAGCTCCCCGTCCGCGCCGACCTCGGCCGCCGCCTCCGGCAGCGCCGTCAGGGCGGTCCGCAGCACCGTCTCGTGGGCGAGCCGCTCCTCCGCGCCGTCCGCCGAGGGGTCCGGCAGCCGGGCCCAGCGCACCACGCCCGGCAGCACCAGGCCGGGCAGCAGGGTCAGCACGATCACGCCGAAGGTGACGAAGACGATCAGGTCCCGGTCCGGGAACGGCTCCCCGGAGTCCAGCGCGGCCGGGACGGCCAGCGCCGCCGCCAGCGACACCGCGCCGCGGAACCCGGCCAGCCCGCTGACGATCCGGGCCCGGCCGCTGACCCGCCGGGCCCGCTGCTGCGGCCGCCGGTCCACCGCCCGGATCAGGTACGCGGAGGCGAACAGGAAGGCGATCCGGGTGCCGGTGAGCACCGCCGCCACCACGACCACCAGGGCCAGCGCCCGCGCCAGCGTGGTGGCGGTCAGCCCGCGCACCGCGCTCTGCGCCTCGATGCCGACCAGCACGAACAGCGCGCCGTTCAGCAGGAACGTCCCCAGCGACCAGGAGGCGACGATCTGCCGGCGGGCCGCGGCGCTGCCGGTGGTCGGCGAGGTCTGACTGATGATCAGCCCGGCGGTGACCACCGCCAGCACGCCCGAGGACCCGATCGACTCCGCCAGCAGGTAGCTCCCGAACGGGACCAGCAGGAAGACCAGGTTCGCGCTCAGCGGGTCCGAGACCCGGCGCCGCACCAGCACCCCCAGCCAGGCCACCAGCCCGCCCGCCGCCGCCCCGCCCACGTACGAGAGCGCGAACAGCCAGGACACGTGCAGCACCCCGAGCCGCTCCTCGCCCACCGTGACGCCCACCGCCAGGCCGTAGACCACCAGCGCCGTACCGTCGTTGACCAGGCTCTCGGCCTTCAGCACCATCAGGTTGCGGCGCGGCAGCAGCCGGGCCACCACCCCCACCGCCGTCGCGTCCGTCGGCGCCACCGCCCCGCCCAGCACCCAGGCCGGGCCCCACGGCACCCCCGTCGCGTGCGCCGCCGCGGCCACCGCGCCCGCCGTCAGCACCACCAGCGCGGTGCTCGCCAGCACGATGCCGCGCAGGTTGCGCCGGATCTCCTGCAACGAGGAGGTCATCGCCTCCCAGTACAGCAGCGCCGGCAGGAACAGCAGCAGCACCGCCTCCGGCGGCAGCTCCACCTCGCGCAGCGCGGGCAGGAACCCCAGCAGCACGCCCGCGCCCAACTGCAGCACCGGCGCGGCGATCCCCAGCCGCACCGAGGCCGCCCGGCACGCCAGCAGCGCGACGCCCAGCAGCACGACCAGTTCCAGCCCGACCATCAGGGACCGCCGCCTCCCGCGCCGCCCGCACGGCCCTCCCGGACGGGGCCGCGCGCCCTCGGACGCTACTGCGGCCCGGCCGCGCCCGCCCGCATTGACCGAGCGGCCGATCGGGTGCTCCCGGCGGGCCGGGGGCGGCCCGGTGGCGGGGGCGGGGAAAACCAGGGGACCGGACGGGCGCGCGCTGCTACGGTCGGGCCCCATGAGCTGGCTCCCCGACGACTTCGTCCACCCCGTCCTGGTACCGCTGCCGGGCGGTGGCCACCACCTGCGGCCGATCCGGGAGGCGGACACCCCGCTCGACTACCCGGCCGTGATGGGTTCGCGCGAGCGGTTGTGGACCGTCTTCGGCCCGGCCTGGGGCTGGCCCGCGGCCACCATGACCTACGAGGCCGACCGGGCCGACCTGCTGCGGCACGAGCAGGAGATCGCCGCGCACGAGTCCTTCAACTACGCGCTGTTCGACGCGGCGGAGACGGCCCTGCTCGGCTGCGTCTACATCGACCCGCCGGAGAAGGCCGGTGCGGACGCCGACATCTCCTGGTGGGTGGTGGACGAGCTGGTGGGCGGCGAGGTCGAGCAGGCCCTCGACGCGCTGGTGCCGCAGTGGATCGCCGCCGACTGGCCGTTCGAGCGGCCGCGCTTCCCCGGCCGCGGGATCTCCTGGTCGGACTGGCTCGCCCTGCCGTAGGGCCTGTCCCCGGACCCCCGGCGCCTGAGCGGCCGTCCGCCCCGGCGGGACCGCGGGGACTCCCCTCCCGCGCCGAGCCGCACCACGCCCGAGCAGCGGAAACCGACGGATCGCGCCCGGTGGGGTACAACTCCGGAAGCATGACGCAGAAGCCTTACCTGGACCGGGAGATGGCCGCCGCACTGGCCGCCCGCGGCGGGGTGCCCGCGCCGCTGACGCCCGAGGCGCTGGGGGAGTGGCAGCGGCGGGACGCGGAGCGGCGGCCCCGGCCGACGCTGCGGCAACTCGCCGATGGCGGGCGGTTCGAGACCGCCGAGCACGACGCGGACGGCGTCCCCGTGGTCGCCGCCCGCCCGGCCGGGACGGCCGGGCCGCTGCCCGTGCTGCTCTACCTGCACGGGGGCGGGCTGATCGGCGGCAACGCGTACGCCGTCCTGCCGCGCGTGCTGCGGGAGTTGGCCGAACCGCTCGGGCTGGCCGTGCTCTCCGTCGAGTACCCGCTCGCGCCCGCCGCCCGCTACCCGGCCCCGCTGCACGCCTGCCGGACGGCGCTGCGCTGGACGGCCGCGCACGCCGGGCGGCTGCGGATCGACCCCGGGCGGATCGTGCTCGCCGGCAAGAGCGCCGGGGGCGGGCTGGCCGCCGCGCTCGCCCTGCTGCTGCGCGACGAGCGTGACGGACGCGCTGAACGCGGTGAAAGCGGTGAAAGCGGTGAAATCCCTTCCCCGGCCGGGCAGTTGCTGCTCAGCCCGATGCTGGACGACCGCGGCGGCACCGCCTCCGCCCGGCAGGCCGCCGGGCACGACACCTGGGACGCCGTCTCCAACGCCACCGCCTGGCGCGCCGCGCTCGGCCCGCTGCACGGCGCCCCCGACCTCCCGCCGTACGCCGCGCCCGCCCGGGCCCGCGACCTGTCCGGCCTGCCGCCCGCCTACCTGGAGGTCGGCTCCGCCGAGACCTTCCGCGACGAGGTCACCGCCTACGCCGACGCCCTGTGGCGGACCGGCGGCCACGCCGAACTGCACGTCTGGCCCGGCGCCCCGCACGGCTTCGACACCCTCGCCCCGCGGGCCGCGACCAGCCGGGCGGCGGTCGCGGCCCGGGCGGGCTGGCTGCGGCGGCTGCTGTTCAGTTAGCGGGCAGTCGGGTGTCGGTCCAGCCGGTGTCCGTCCAGCCGTCGGCGGTGCGGGTGTGGCGGCGGCGCAGGTGTCGCTGTTCCGGGCCCGCCTGCCAGAACTCGGCCTCCGCCGCGTGCAGGGCGTAGCAGTGCAGGGCGGGCGAGGGCGTGGAGCAGCCGGGGAGGGGCGGACCGGGCCGCGCAGGCGGACCTGGCGGCCCTGGCCCGGCCAGTAGACGGTGAGTGCCGCGTCCGGGCGGGCGGCGAGCTGGTGGGCCTTGGCGGAGTCGGGCTCGGTCCAGAAGTGCCAGGCGGCGGCGGACGCGTCGACGTCCCGCAGCACCAGCACCCGGGCGTCCGGCCGCCCCGCGGCGTCCACCGTGGAGAGCGTCACCACCTGGGCGTCCGGGCCGCCCGCCGCGAGGGCGTCCAGCAGCCAGGCGGTGAACAGCGCGGCGGGGCCGGTGGCCGTCCGGTCCGGCGGCGGGTAGGCGGGCGCGGCCAGCACCGGGTGGGCGATCAGGGCGCGGACGAGGGGGGTGCGGTCGTCGGTCACGGGGCTTCCTGGTCGGGGGGGCGGGGCACCGGGTGGCATCAGCACGCTGACCCGGTAGGTCGTCGGGTGGACGAGCCGTCCGCAGAGCGTGTCCACCCGCAGGTGCGACGCGTCGTACGGGCAGGAGCGGAGGTACGTCCGGAGCGCGTCGGCGTCCTGCGTCGAGTGGAGCGGGTGCCACTGCCGGCCCGTGTGTTCCTCGGCGTGGCGGCGGCGTTCCCCGTCCTGTCGGTTTTTGCGCTTCCGTTGACCCGGCATGGGGCACACACTGGCGGTTCGCGGGGGCGGGGGCAAGCGGGTCGGCGGCGGCGGGTCACTCGATCGGGTCTTATTAGACTCGATGTTGATAAGAGTGGTCGAACCCCTTGTCCGGCCCGCTACCCGCGAGTAGTTTGCCGGTGTGCCCACCCGGGGCCGCTCCCCCCGTCCGCCGCGCGTCAGGAGGCACCTCCATGCCCCGCCCCATCCCGCCCGTCAGCGTGCACGACAGCCTGGTGCTCGAACCGCGCGACGTGCGCTTCGACTGGTCCCGGCTGCCGCTGCACTGGATTCCCGACGAGCCGATGGCCACCCACACCATCAACGTGCTGCACCTGCTGCTGCCCGAGGGCGAGCGGTGGTTCGTCAAGGTGTTCAAGGAGGCGCTACCGCTGATCCGCGACGAACAGCTGCGCGAGGAGGTGCTCGGCTTCATCGGGCAGGAGGCGATCCACGCGGAGGCCCACCAGGAAGTCCTCGACCACCTGCTCGGCCAGGGCCTCGACCCGCGCCCCTACGTCCGGCAGATCAGCTGGCTGTTCCGCCGCGTCCTGGGCGACAAGCCCGGCCTGACCGCCCGCCAGCGCCGCGAGAACGTCATCGAGCGCGTCGCCTTCGTCGCCGCCATCGAGCACTTCACCGCCTTCCTCGGCAACTGGGCCCTCAACTCGCCCGGCCTCGACCGCGCCAAGGCCGACCCCACCATGCTCGACCTGCTGCGCTGGCACGGCGCCGAGGAGGTCGAACACCGCAGCGTCGCCTACGACCTGATGCGCCACCTCGACCCCGGCTACCTGCGGCGCGTCCGCGGCATGTTCGTCTCCGGCCCGCTGCTGATCCACCTGTGGGTCCGCGGCGCCCGCTTCATGCTCGCCGCCGACCCCACCCTGGAGGGCCGGATCGTCCCCACCTGGCGCGAGGCCCGGCGCGCCGCCCGGCGCGGCCTGCTGCCCGAACCCGCCCGCTTCCTGCGCTCCGCCGCGCGCTACTTCGGCCCCGGCTACCACCCCACCCGCGAGGGCAGCTCCTCGCAGGCCCTCGCCTACCTGGCGAAGTCGCCGGCGGCCAAGGCCGCCGCCACCCACTGAACCGGGCGCGCACCCGAACGGGACGCCCGGCTGAACCGGGCGCGCGACTGAACCGGACGCGCGACCAGGGACGCGAACACCGATGGCCCCCGGCGGGGCGTGAACACCTCTTGGAGCCGTACCCCCATGGATCTCGAAACGCCACCCCCCGACCTGTACGGACGCCCCCGGGCCGACCGCTTCTTCGCCCGGCTGACCGCCTTCGGCGACTGGTACAGCCCCGCGCTGGGCCGCCCCGGGCTGCGCCGCAGCCCGCGCCGGCCGGAGGCCCGGCCGGTGCCGCCGCTGCACCTGGTGGTGGTCTCGCACCGGGTGGTCGCCGAGGACGTGGCGGAACTGCGGCTGGCCGACCCGTCCGGCGGGATGCTGCCGCCCTGGCAGCCCGGCGCGCGGATCGTGCTGACCCTGCCGTCCGGCCGCGCACGCCACTACTCGCTCTGCGGCGACCCGGCCGACCGGCACGCCTACCGGATCGCGGTGCGCCGGATCGCGGACGGCGGCGGCGGCTCCGTCGAGGTCCACGACGACCTGCACGTCGGGGTCCGCCTGCGGGTGCGCCGCCCGCGCAACGGCTTCGCGTTCTGCGGCGAGGAGAAGGTGCTGTTCCTGGCCGGCGGCATCGGCGTCACCCCGCTGCTCCCGATGGCCCGGGCCGCCCAGCACGCCGGCCTCGACTGGCGGCTCGTCCACACCGGCCGCACCGCCGCCGCCCTCCCGTTCACCGACGAACTGCGCGCCCTCGACCCGGCCCGGGTGACCGTCCGCACCGACGACGAGCACGGCCTGCCCGACGCCGCCGAGCTGCTCGCGCACGCCCCCCGCGGCGCCGCCGTCTACGTCTGCGGCCCCGCGCCGATGCTGCTCGCCGTCCAGCGCGCCCTGCCCCGATCGCCCGCCACCGCGCTGCACTTCGAACGGTTCGGGGCCGCGCCGATCCGCGACGGGCACCCGTTCGGCATCCGGATCGACGGCCGGACGCTCACCGTCCCCGCCAACCGCTCCGCGCTGGACGTCGCCCGCGAGGTCAGGCCCGACCTGCCCTACTCCTGCCGACAGGGCTTCTGCGGCACCTGCGTGCTCAAGGCCACCGGCGGCACCCCCGAGCACCGCGACCGCCGGCTCACCGCCGAACAGCGGGCCGCCGGCCTGATCCTGCCCTGCGTCACCCGGGCCGCCGAGGGCGAGACCCTCGTCCTGGAGGTGTGAGAGATGAAGCAACCGCCCCGATTCCCTTACGGCGAACGGGACCTGGCGAAGTTCCGGGAGGTCCAGCAGCTCTCCTACCACTGCGCCGAACAGGTCGCCGCCTGGATCGAACCCGGCGTCACCGAACGCCAGGCCACCGCCGAACTGCGCCGCTGCCTGGTCCGGGCCGGCGTGCAGGACTTCTTCCACGTCCCGTTCGCCTGGTTCGGCGACCGCACCGCCTTCCGGCACTTCCACACCCCGCTCCAGTTCTTCGCCGGCTCCCGGGTGCTCACCGAGGGCATGCCGTACGTCCTGGACTGCGCGCCCGTGGTGGACGGCTACACCGCCGACATCGGCTACGGCGGCAAGGTCGGCGACAACCCCGTCTGGGACCTGCTCGCCAAGGACCTCGAGGTCTACCGCGACCTGATCCTGCGCGAGGTCAGGGCCCGCCGCACCCTCGCCGAGGTGTACGCCGCCGTCGACGCCCAACTCGCCGCCCACGGCTACGACAACCGCCACCAGGTCTACCCCGGCCGGGTCATCGGCCACCAGGTCACCCGGAACACCGCCCGCGGCCCGGCCGGCGTCAACCTGTTCGGCTTCGGCGTCCGCACCCTCCAGACCCTCGGCCGCGAACTCGTCAAGGAACGCCTGGAGGGCCGCTCCCCGCTCTGGGCCGGCGGCCGCGCCTCCCAGCACGCCCCCACCCCCGGCCTCTGGGCGGTCGAACCGCACATCGGCTTCCGCGACGTGGGCATCAAGTTCGAGGAACTCCTCGTCGTCACCGAGGACGACGCGTACTGGCTCGACGACGACCTGCCGCACGTGCGGCGCTGGACACTCCAGGAGGCACGCGCATGACCGGCCGCAGCAACGGGACCCGCCGGCGCACCGTCGACTCCGGCGGGCTCGCCCTCGCCGTGTACGAGCAGGGCGACCCGGCCGACCCGACGGTGATCCTGGTGCACGGCTACCCCGACGACCACTCGGTCTGGGACGACGTCGCCGCGGACCTCGCCGTCGACCACCACGTGGTGCGCTACGACACCCGCGGCTCCGGGGCCTCCGGGGTGCCCGCCGCCCGGGAGGACTACCGGCTGGAACTGCTCGGCGCGGACCTGTTCAACGTCGCCGACGCCGTCAGCCCCGACCGGCCGGTGCACGTCGTCGCGCACGACTGGGGGAGCGTGCAGTCCTGGGAGGCCGTCACCGCGCCCGGGGCGTACCGGCGGATCGCCAGCTACACCACGATGTCCGGCCCGTGCCTGGACCACATGGGCCACTGGATACGGCACCGGCTGCGCCGCCCCACCCCGCGCCACCTGTCCCAACTGCTGCGGCAGGGCGCGCACTCCTGGTACATCGCGCTGTTCCACCTGCCCGTGCTCGCCCCCGCCGCCTGGAGGCTCGGCCTGGCCCGGCTGTGGCCCCGGGTGCTGCGCGACCTGGAGGCCGTCCGCCCCCGGCCCGGCCACCCGCAGGCCACCCTCGCGCGGGACGCCGTGCACGGCATCGAGCTGTACCGGGCCAACATGCGCCCCACCGTGCGCCGGCCGCGCGAACGGCACACCGAGGTGCCGGTGCAGCTGATCACCCTGCAACGCGACCACTACGTCTCCGACTTCCTCTCCGAGGGCCTGGAACGCTGGGTGCCCCGGCTCACCCGGCGCACCCTGAACGCCACCCACTGGTCCGCGCTGCTGGAGAAGGGCCCCGCGGTGGCCGGCCTGGTCCGCGAGTTCACCGCCCGCGACCACGGCGCCCTCCGCCAGGAACCCTCCGCGGCGGGCGAGTTGGTCGTCGTCACCGGCGGCGGCAGCGGCATCGGCCGGGCCACCGCGCTGGCCTTCGCCGAGCAGGGCGCCCGGATCGTGGTCGGCGACCGCGACCTGCCCGCCGCGCAGCGCACCGCCGAACTCTGCGCCCTCTCCGGCGTCAAGGCCGCCGCGTACCGGGTCGACGTGAGCGACGGCCCGGCCGTCGACGCGTTCGCCCGGCAGGTCGCCGCCGAGCACGGGGTGCCCGACGTGGTCGTCAACAACGCGGGGATCGGCCACTCCGGCACCTTCCTGCAGACCACCGAGGAGGAGTGGCGGCGCGTCCTGGACGTCAACCTGTGGGGCGTCATCCACGGCTGCCGCGCCTTCGGACAGCTGATGGTCGACCGCGGCGAGGGCGGCCACCTCGTCAACCTCGCCTCCGCCGCCGCCTACCTGCCCTCCAAGGTGCTCGCCGCGTACGCCACCTCCAAGTCCGCGGTCTTCATGCTCTCCGACTGCCTGCGCGCCGAACTCGCCCCGCACCGGATCGGCGTCTCCACCATCTGCCCCGGCATCGTCAACACCAACATCACCCGCACCAGCACCTTCTCCGGCCTCGGCGACGGCGAACTCGCCGCCAAGCAGGCCAAGGTCTCCAAGATGTACGCCCGCCGGGGCTTCCCGCCGGAGAAGGTCGCCGCCGAGATCGTCCGCGCCGTCCGCACCCGCAAGGCCGTCGTCCCCGTCACGGTCGAGGCCAAGGCCGCCCGCCTGCTCGGCCGGCTCAGCCCCGCGCTGCTGCGCCGGGCGGCCCGGATCAACGCGGGCTGAAACGTCCCCGCCGGGGGCGCGCACCACCCCGCCCCGCCCCCGGCCGCGCGGTCCGTCGCGCGGTCCGTCGCGCGGTCCGTCGCACGGTCCACCGCGCGATCCGTCGTGCGGTCCACCACGTGGTCCGTCGCGCCGCCCGGCGGGCGGCGCGGAAAACCGGCTGCGCCCGCGACCCGGCCCGGGCAGACTGCGCGCCATGGAACAGACGCCCGAAGCCCGCGCCGCCCTCCGGCACGTCGCGGCCCGGACCAGCGGCGACCCGCTGCCCGCCGGGCTCGACGTCACGCTCAACTTCCACCCGGACCGGACCGGCCCCGACGGCCTGCCCGTCCTGGCGGCGATGGCCCGCGACGGCGTCTACCGCTCCCAGTTCAGCACCGGGACCAGCAACGGCGGCCTCACCGCCCACCCCGGCGGCGACCGCTGGAAGTGGGAGAGCCGGATCTTCGGCGGCGCCTACGACGAGGCCCCGGCCGAGCGCCGCCCCGTCTACGGCGCGCTCAACCGCCACCGCAGCCCCTACGGCGGCGCGCCCCGGTTCGGCTCCGCGCACGTCCGGCTGGTGCCCGCCGCCCTGCACCGGGCCACCTTCTGCTACCCCGACAGCTTCCTCGAACCCGAGGACTTCGGCACCGTCGACGCCATGCCGCTGCTCGCGCTCGCCGAGGCCGACGGACAGGACGCCCTGGACGACTACGTCGAGGCCCACCTGCACGGCCCCGTCCGGTTCGACACCCACGTCGCCGCGCTCGTCCTCGACCCCAGCCACCGCGGCACCGAGGTCGAGGCCGCCGCCCGCGCCCTGCCCTGCCCCGTCGAGTGGCACCCGGGCTACCGCCTCCCCGCCGCCGAACTGCCCCGCCACGCCGACTACCGGGGCCCGCACATCACCGCCCTCGGCGCGGCGATCGCCCGCGAGGGCCTGCTCGACCCCGCCGCGATCGGCGCCGCGGCGCGCGGCGGACGGCACGACCCGCAGGACCTGAAGAAGGTCTGGCACTGCCTCGCCCGCTTCGGCCGCCCGGCCACCCCGTAGGCTGGCCGTCCGTGGACCTGACGACGATGGCCGGACCGCTCGCCTCCTTCGCCCTGGTGGTGGGCCTGCTCACCCTCACTCCCGGGCTCGACACCGCGCTGATCCTGCGCACCGCCGTCCTCGGGCGGCGACGGCAGGCGTGGGGCGTGGTCCTCGGCATCCAGACCGGCACCCTGGTCTGGGGCACCGCCTCCGCGGCCGGGATCAGCGTGCTGCTCACCGCCTCCCGCCTCGCCTACGAGACGCTGCGCTGGGCCGGCGTCTGCTACCTGCTGTGGACGGGCGTGCGGATGCTGCGCGAACGGCACCCGCAGCGGGACGGGGCGGGTGGCGGCAGCGGCGACAGTGACGGCGGCGGCAGCGACGACGACGGGGCCGGCCGGGCCGGCGGGTGGTGGGCCGGGTGGCGGCGCGGGACGCTCACCAACCTGCTCAACCCCAAGGTCGGCGTCTTCTACGTCGCCGTCCTCCCCCCGTTCATCCCGCCGGGGCCCCGCACCTCGCGGCCGGCGTCCTGCTCACCTCGGTCCACGTGGCCGAGGGCCTGCTCTGGTCCGCCGCCCTGATCGCCTTCGCCCACACCCTGCGCGCCCGCCTGCGCCGCCCCGCCGTCCGCCGCCTGCTCGACCGGGCCACGGGCGTCGCCGTGCTCGGCTTCGGCGCGAAACTCGCCCTCGGCGACTGACCCCGCCGGTCGCCCGACCCCGCCGACCCCGCCCTCTTCACCCGCGTCCGGACCCGCCTCGCCGAACGCGACGCGCTCACCCCGTTCCTGACGCCCACCGCCTCGGCGGTGGGCTGGGTCCTCCCGGGCGTCCGGGAGGGCGGCACGCTGGGGGACGGCCTGTGAGCGCCGGCCGGGGCGGGTACGGCCGAGTGTTGACACGGGGTGCGCGGCCCCCCGATCATCACCTGCCATGATCATTGCTGAGGATGTCGCAGAGCCCGGGATACCCGTGGCCGGATTCGTGGCGGGCTGGTTGTTCGCGGTCGCGATCATCGTCCACGGGCTGGTGCTGGTCACCGATTTCCGGGGCATCCGGACCCGCCTCGCCGACCGCTGGACCGCGCTGCTCGAACGCTCCCGGCTCACCGGCAACCCGACCCCGCTCCTGGCCCCGCTCTTCGCCCGGCACGGGATCGCCTACGGGGTGGCCTCGCTGGTCGCCGGCGCCGTCATGGTGCTCTTCCTGGTGCTGATGGCGCTCCACCCCGTCGTGGAGTGACGTCCCGGGAACGGTGCTCCGGACGTCACGGCCCCGGGGCGACGGGCTGTTCGAGGAGTTCGGCCGGGGGTGCGAAGCCGTGGCGGCGGTAGAGCGGGGCGCTGCGTTCGGAGGGCCAGACGACCAGGGTGTCCAGCGGCCGGGCGCGGGCGTGGCGGTT
This is a stretch of genomic DNA from Kitasatospora fiedleri. It encodes these proteins:
- the helR gene encoding RNA polymerase recycling motor ATPase HelR: MNQPTTSAFDLPARLAAKADPALIAADDRHFAEVADTLRRDVAELTARLEEVRRSPGGAGQAAMDRDNEVHRLSARLRTLGRFGHDLCLGRIVRADDPEPIYIGRLGLADADGRRLLVDWRSPAAEPFFAATHANPMGLASRRRYRWQRGRVGDYWDEVFTADGLEGHAALDDQSAFIASLGSSRSERMRDVLATIQADQDAIIRAGSRGSLVVDGGPGTGKTVVALHRTAHLLYSDPRLGHRKGRVLFVGPHQPYLAYVADVLPSLGEEGVLTCTLRDLLPEGTAVAPEPDPEVARLKAAAGMVHAIEKAVAVYEEPPAEGRKLSTEWYELWIDPEDWTEAFAAPGPGTPHNEARQQILDELITILLDKNADSFDDEDGISPEVLRRELRRDPELLGALRRAWPILEPTDLVGDLWTVPAYLRLCAPWLSREEIRALQRPDPAAWTLADLPLLDAARRRLGDTDADRRQRAQRARLATERELMDGVVDHLLTSDDDGEGAVAMLRGADLREALIDHDDPEPVHPDLLAGPFAHIVVDEAQELTDAEWQMLIARCPPRSFTIVGDRAQARHGFTESWTERLERAGLERITLTSLTVNYRTPEEVMAEAEPVIRAALPDANVPTSIRRSGLPVHHGARAERDGLLAAWLADHPEGTACVIGDPFFPGLPRVRSLSPELVKGLEFDLVVLVDPDAFGDGVEGAVDRYVAMTRATGQLAVLR
- a CDS encoding Na+/H+ antiporter: MVGLELVVLLGVALLACRAASVRLGIAAPVLQLGAGVLLGFLPALREVELPPEAVLLLFLPALLYWEAMTSSLQEIRRNLRGIVLASTALVVLTAGAVAAAAHATGVPWGPAWVLGGAVAPTDATAVGVVARLLPRRNLMVLKAESLVNDGTALVVYGLAVGVTVGEERLGVLHVSWLFALSYVGGAAAGGLVAWLGVLVRRRVSDPLSANLVFLLVPFGSYLLAESIGSSGVLAVVTAGLIISQTSPTTGSAAARRQIVASWSLGTFLLNGALFVLVGIEAQSAVRGLTATTLARALALVVVVAAVLTGTRIAFLFASAYLIRAVDRRPQQRARRVSGRARIVSGLAGFRGAVSLAAALAVPAALDSGEPFPDRDLIVFVTFGVIVLTLLPGLVLPGVVRWARLPDPSADGAEERLAHETVLRTALTALPEAAAEVGADGELVERYRRELEAALADLTSSDAPDAFARDPRDTALHLALLARKRAALVRLRAEHRIDDTVLVTLETRLDIEELRLTHPEAVD
- a CDS encoding GNAT family N-acetyltransferase, whose protein sequence is MSWLPDDFVHPVLVPLPGGGHHLRPIREADTPLDYPAVMGSRERLWTVFGPAWGWPAATMTYEADRADLLRHEQEIAAHESFNYALFDAAETALLGCVYIDPPEKAGADADISWWVVDELVGGEVEQALDALVPQWIAADWPFERPRFPGRGISWSDWLALP
- a CDS encoding alpha/beta hydrolase — protein: MTQKPYLDREMAAALAARGGVPAPLTPEALGEWQRRDAERRPRPTLRQLADGGRFETAEHDADGVPVVAARPAGTAGPLPVLLYLHGGGLIGGNAYAVLPRVLRELAEPLGLAVLSVEYPLAPAARYPAPLHACRTALRWTAAHAGRLRIDPGRIVLAGKSAGGGLAAALALLLRDERDGRAERGESGESGEIPSPAGQLLLSPMLDDRGGTASARQAAGHDTWDAVSNATAWRAALGPLHGAPDLPPYAAPARARDLSGLPPAYLEVGSAETFRDEVTAYADALWRTGGHAELHVWPGAPHGFDTLAPRAATSRAAVAARAGWLRRLLFS
- a CDS encoding pyridoxine 5'-phosphate oxidase C-terminal domain-containing protein; translation: MALLDRARLRQGPPARRPPGRGTHRLLAGPGPPGPPARPGPPLPGCSTPSPALHCYALHAAEAEFWQAGPEQRHLRRRHTRTADGWTDTGWTDTRLPAN
- a CDS encoding metal-dependent hydrolase encodes the protein MPRPIPPVSVHDSLVLEPRDVRFDWSRLPLHWIPDEPMATHTINVLHLLLPEGERWFVKVFKEALPLIRDEQLREEVLGFIGQEAIHAEAHQEVLDHLLGQGLDPRPYVRQISWLFRRVLGDKPGLTARQRRENVIERVAFVAAIEHFTAFLGNWALNSPGLDRAKADPTMLDLLRWHGAEEVEHRSVAYDLMRHLDPGYLRRVRGMFVSGPLLIHLWVRGARFMLAADPTLEGRIVPTWREARRAARRGLLPEPARFLRSAARYFGPGYHPTREGSSSQALAYLAKSPAAKAAATH
- a CDS encoding PDR/VanB family oxidoreductase encodes the protein MDLETPPPDLYGRPRADRFFARLTAFGDWYSPALGRPGLRRSPRRPEARPVPPLHLVVVSHRVVAEDVAELRLADPSGGMLPPWQPGARIVLTLPSGRARHYSLCGDPADRHAYRIAVRRIADGGGGSVEVHDDLHVGVRLRVRRPRNGFAFCGEEKVLFLAGGIGVTPLLPMARAAQHAGLDWRLVHTGRTAAALPFTDELRALDPARVTVRTDDEHGLPDAAELLAHAPRGAAVYVCGPAPMLLAVQRALPRSPATALHFERFGAAPIRDGHPFGIRIDGRTLTVPANRSALDVAREVRPDLPYSCRQGFCGTCVLKATGGTPEHRDRRLTAEQRAAGLILPCVTRAAEGETLVLEV